GTCGCTCAGGTTGTTAGTTGTTCTAAAATCGAATTCATTAACAGGGTTTCTGTTCGTAATGGCATCAATTAAAGGATGACCAACAAAGTTGACCTTGAAATCATATGTTTTGTAAAAATCTTTTACGAAAGGCAGAATGACAAACATGTCGTCAATGTCACGTTTTATAGCCTGAACTCTACTGGCTCTAGAGGCCCATACTTGCGGTGAAATGTAATAATTGGTTCTAAATCCGTTTGCTTTAGCCCATTTGGCAATTCGTAAGTTAAAACCCGAATTATCAATAAAAACGACCACATCTGGATTAAACTTTTCAATGTCGGTTTTACAAAATGAAATCAACTTGAAAATTTTATTGAGGTTCAGAACGACTTCAGAAAAACCCATAAAAGCACGTTCCTTATAATGTTTTACAAGGGTTCCTCCAGCTTCTTGCATTAAATCGCCACCCCAACATCTAATAGCGGCTTGCTTGTCAATGCTAAGCAAAGCTTTTATTAAATTGGCCCCATGTAAGTCGCCCGATGCTTCTCCAGCTATGATATAATATTTCATAAGGTCATATTATTGAATAAGTTATTAAAAAGGAGCGTTTACCCGTTAAAACAACTTGAAAACAAAGGTGAATACAGCGATAAAAACAGTTATTAATAAAACGCCTCTTGCTCTATAATCTTGTTTTTTTCTTATAAAAACAAAAAATGCAATGAGGTTTAAAATCGCTCCTAAACTGATCAATTTCCCAAGAAACCCTTCGTTAGCTGCTGCTTTAATTACCGTTAAAAAATCGTCTCCCTGTCCTAACAAAGTCGCTGTTAAATAAAGTCCGATACCATTGGCAATTAAGCCAACAAGCATTCCAATAAAAACATCTTTTTTAATCATTTAAATTCCAAGTATTTAAGTCTTTAATAAAGTGATGGGCGGTAAGGTCAAATTGTGTGGGAACTACCGAGACGTATCCGTTTTCTAGGGCCCATTCATCGGTGTCTTCTCCGCCATCTAAATTAACAAATTTACCAGTTAGCCAGTAATAATCTTTTCCTTGAGGTGTTTTGCGTTTGTCGAATTCTTCCACCCAATTGGCCTTAGCTTGTCTGCAAACCTTTATGCCTTTTATATCGGCTTTTGGTAAATTAGGTAAGTTAACATTAAGAACGATGCCTTGAGGGATGCCGTTTTTTAAAACGTTTTCAGTTATGGTTTTTACAAAGTTGTCACAGCCTTCGAAATTTGCATTCCAACTGTAGTCTAAAAGCGAAAAACCTATGGCGGGAATGCCTTCTAAACCTGCTTCAATAGCCGCACTCATCGTTCCTGAATAAATGACGTTTATTGAGGAGTTCGAACCGTGATTTATACCCGAAACGCAAAGATCTGGTTGACGATCTAAAATTTCTCTAATAGCAATTTTCACACAATCGGCAGGAGTTCCAGAACAGCTAAATTCCTTTTGAGGACCATCATCTATAAAAACTTCTTCGGCGTAAAGGGTGGAGTTAAGTGTGATGGCATGCCCCATGCCACTTTGCGCCCTATCGGGAGCTACCACAACAACCTCTCCAATCTTATTCATTATCCCAATTAAACGCCTTATGCCTGGCGCACTAATACCATCATCGTTGGTCACTAAAATAAGCGGTCTTTTTGTCATTTTTATCTTTTAAATAGCAGGGCTAAAATACGTAATTTCGAGTGTTTGGCCCTAATTTCTTTGGTTTAACAAAAAATTAGTTACAATTCTAAAGGACGGCATAGTTTTTTCTTTATTTTAGTGACAAAATAAGCTTTGCTTTAAATTGCAACCAAATATTTTAATGATGAAGAAAATTATGAAAAGGAATTATAAAGTGTTTTCGCTATTGCTTTTACTGGCGTTTGCGTCTTGTAGTTTTACCACTAAAAAATTTAGCAACCCTGATAAAGATAAATTACTTATTCAAATAATAACCTTTGTATTAGAACAAGGGCATGTAGACCCGATAGAACTAGATGATACATTTTCTGAAAAGTTATTCAACCATTATATTCAAGCTGTAGATCCCGTTAAGCGTTATTTTTATGCTTCTGATATTGAGTATTTTGAGAAGTACAAGTTTTTATTAGACGAACAAATAAAAAATAAAGAAATTACCTTTTTCGATGTGGTTCATGAACGTTTATTAGAGCGTATTGCAGAAGGTGAAGAAATGTATAAGGATGTGCTTTCTAAACCTTTTGATTACCGAATAGATGAATCTTATGAAACAGATTATGAGAAAACATCCTTTGTAAGATACAAGCAGCAAATGCGTGAGCGTTGGAGGAAATTATTGAAGTTTTCTACCATTTCTAATTATGATGATTTGCTTAAGCAGGAAAGATTGGCTAAGGAGAAAGATCCGAATTACGTCATGAAATCGGAAGAAGAAATTGAAAAAGAAGCTAGAGAATCTACTCTAAGATCCATTGATATTCATTATCATGATAATATTGACGATTTAAAACGTGAAGATTATTTCGCAGTATACGTGAATTCTATTGTTGAAGAGTACGATCCGCACACGTATTACCTTGCTCCTAAAAGTAAAGAGGATTTCGATCAGCGTATGTCAGGAAAATTGGAAGGTATTGGTGCTAGACTGCAAAAACGCATGGATTATATTAAAATTGTTGAACTCATATCAGGAGGTCCGGCTTGGCGAAGTAAAAAACTGGATGTTGAAGATGTGATTTTAAAAGTACGTCAAGAGTATGAAGAACATCCTGTAAGTATTGTAGGGATGCGCATTGGTGATGCTATAAAATATATTAAAGGTCCAAAGGGGACTAAAGTTATTCTAACCATTAAAAAAGTTGATGGCACCATAAAAGATGTTGAAATTGTTAGAGACGTAGTCGAGTTGGTTGAAACTTATGCGAAATCATCTATAGTAGAGAAAGATGGTAAAAAGTTTGGAATCATTAATTTACCTGCTTTTTATGTAGATTTTAAAGACTATAAAAACGTGAACGCCGCTAAAGATGTTAAAGAAGAAATAGAACACTTAAAAGCAGATGGCATGGAAGGCCTTGTTTTAGATCTTCGTAATAACGGTGGAGGGTCTTTACCAACAGTGGTTGAAATGGCTGGTTTGTTTATAAAAGAAGGTCCAGTGGTTCAGGTGCGCTCTTCGGGAGAATCTAAGGAAATTTTAAAAGATAAAGATAAGTCCATCTCTTGGGACGGTCCTTTAGTAATCTTAGTTAATGAAATCTCGGCATCAGCATCAGAAATTATGTCGGCTGCCATGCAAGATTATAAGCGTGCTATTGTTATAGGAGGAAAACAAACCTATGGAAAAGGTACGGTTCAAAATGTTATTAATTTAAATAACATGCTTAGAAACAACACCAGTGGCGACTTAGGTGCTTTGGCAGTAACGACACAAAAATATTATAGAGTTACAGGAGGCTCCGTGCAATTGGAAGGGGTTAAAAGCGATGTGGAAGTGCCAGGACGTTTTAGTTATATTGATGTAGGTGAAAAGGATAAAGAAAACCCTTTGCCTTGGGATGAAATTGATGCAGCTCCTTTTACACCATGGAAAAGTTATTATGATTTTGATGAAACCATAAAAAGAAGTAAAAAGCGCATGAGTAGAAATCAACAACTAAAACTTATCGCTGAAAACGCAAAATGGGTGAAAACCAAAATCGATGAAAGTGTATACTCCTTAAATTATGAAACCTATAACGCCGATAATGAACGTAATGAGGCTGAAGCTGCAAGGTTTGATGCCATATCAGATTACCAAACGAATTTAACCTTTAATTCGACTTCTTATGAGAGGTCGCTGTTTACTCAAGATACCACCGATTTAAAAGAGAAAAGAGAGCGTTGGCATGAGTATTTAAGTCAGGATGTATATGTTGAGGAAGCACTTCATGTCTTAGAAGATTTACAATTAACCTCTACAACAAAAAAAGTAGCAGCTACTAATAGAGCATCAGAAAAAAAGTAGTTGGGCTAAATGAATCATAAATCAAAATCACTAAAACAATTAGCGCTCCAAAAGTTTAAAAAGAACTTTTGGGGCGTGTTTAGTTTATGTTTTATTGGTTTGGTTGGGTTAATTTCTGTTTTTGCTTACGTATTAGCACCCGATAACACGCAGCATGCCAATCAAATGCATTTGGCTATTCACTCTAAAAGGCCAGGTTTTAAAGTCACTATGCTTACTATATCCTCTCAATTACATGTGGAGCAAAGTGGTTTAGATAAGATTTTCTTTGGACGAAAAAATACAGATGCCGAAATTCCAATTTCAAAATATAGGGTCGAAGACGACCGTTTGGTGTATGCCGAATATGCTCCCGACGGACTTGAAGGTGCAGAAAAATCAATAGAACTAAATCATTTTACAGATAACTCTGGAGGAGCGTTTATCAACCAAAAAACTTTCTTTTTTGGCACAGATAAATATGGTCGCGACTTATTAAGTAGGGTTTTAGTTGGAGCGCGAATTTCTTTTTTTATTGGTTTTGTAGCGGTTTTTATTGCTTTAGTAATTGGTCTTTTTATGGGGAGTCTGGCAGGATATTTTGGTGGAAAAGTGGATGCGCTTATTATGTGGGTGATAAATGTAACTTGGTCCATTCCTACTTTATTATTGGTAATTGCTATTACCTTGGCATTAGGTAAAGGTTTTTGGCAGGTTTTTATTGCCGTAGGTTTAACCATGTGGGTTGAAGTAGCAAGAGTGGTTAGGGGGCAAATTATTAGTGTGAAGGAAATGCAATACGTTACTGCCGCAAGAGCTTTAGGATATAACGATTTTAGAATTATTACCAAGCATATATTACCAAATATTATGGCTCCTGTTATTGTAATATCAGCAGCTAATTTCGCTTCAGCAATATTAATTGAAAGTGGTTTGAGCTTTTTAGGTATTGGAGCACAATCGCCTATGGCGAGTTGGGGAGCAATGATAAAAGATCATTATAATTATATTATTTTAGGAAAACCTTATTTGGCGATCATTCCTGGGTTGTGTATTATGAGTTTGGTGATGGCTTTTATGTTAATTGGAAATGCTTTGCGTGATGCTTTAGATGTAAAGGGGTAGAAGATAAGTCAGAAAGAAGGCAACTGAAAAAAACGCGTGTTTTTAATTATCAAGCTCCATATTATTGTTTAGACTATCTATATATGCTAACACATCTTCTTTCCCTGTTTCGTTACTCGATGACGTTATAAAATAGTTGGGCATGTCTTCCCAAGACTCTAGTAAGATTTTTTTATAGGCTTCAACATGGTTTTCAATGGCTTTTGGTTTTAATTTGTCGGCCTTAGTGAAAATGATGGAAAAAGGGACGCCGTTTTCTCCCATCCATTGCATGAATTCTAAATCGATAGGTTGTGGGGTATGGCGGATGTCAACCAAAATAAAAGCAGTAACAAGTTGTTCTCGTAAGCCGAAATATTGGGTTATAAATTTTTGAAATACCTTTTTGGAGCTTTTAGAAACCCGAGCATATCCATAGCCTGGTAAGTCAACAAGGTGCCAGTTTTTATTAATTAAAAAATGATTGATAAGTTGAGTTTTTCCTGGTCGACCCGAAGTTTTTGCAAGACTTTTTCGGCTCGTTAGCATATTAATGAGTGATGATTTACCCACATTACTTCGTCCTATAAAAGCATATTCTGGAAGTCTACTTTTAGGACATTTTGCAACATCAGAATTACTCATTACAAATTCGGCAGACTTAATTTTCAAAACGGAATATTTATTTTGTTAGCTAATGATATAAGGGGTGTCTTAAAACCCTCTTTTTTCTAACCAAGTACTCATAATTTGGTTAAATTCTTCTGGATGTTCCATCATAGCAGCATGTCCGCATTTATCAATCCAAAACAAATCAGAGTCGGGTAGTAAATCGTTAAATTCTTCCCCAACCTCTGGCGGAGTCACCTGATCATTTTTACCCCAAATAATACATGTTGGGGTATTCATTTTGGGTAAATCTTTAGACATATTATGCCTAATGGCACTCTTAGCAATAGCGAGTGTTTTTATAAGTTTGTTACGATCGTTAACCGTTTCGTATACTTCATCAACAATTTCTTTAGTCGCTATGGCAGGGTCGTAAAATACATCTTGAGCTTTCTTTTTGATGACTTCGTAATCACTTCTTTTCGTGTAGCCACTGCCCATGGCGCTTTCATATAATCCAGAACTCCCTGTTATAATTAGGGCTTTAACGCTTTCTGGATACATTTTTGTATGGTATAAGCCAATGTGGCCACCAAGTGAGTTGCCTAAAAGAATAGCGCTATCATATCCTTTAAAAAGAATAAACTCATGCAAGTAATTTGCAAAGTTTTTTACGTTTGTTTTTAGTAAGGATAAGGAGTATAGTGGCAGTTCTGGTATAAGAACTTTATAGCCTTTATTGCTAAAAAAATCAATTACTGCCTCGAAATTACTTAACCCGCCCATAAGTCCGTGTAGTAGGATTATAGGAGTGCCTTCTCCGGCTTCAATGTAACTGAATTTACCTTCTTTTTTTAAATGATTCGTCATTAATCTTATAGTCTATCATTAAAAACAAATATAGGTATTTCATTCATATTTCCACCAAAATAATTAGTGTCAAGAATATCAAATGTCTAAGAAATTGAATTAAAAAGGGTTAAGTCCGTTTCAAGATGTTAACAATATGTGAAAATAAACATATTAATTATTGTAATGCGATAATAATAGGGGGCGTGAGGTTTTTGTTTCGTTTTTTGTGGGTTTTAATGGTGAGTTAGTCGATAATTTATTAACAATGTGGTATAATGTGGTAAATTGTGGTATATTTTTCAATATATTTGACACTTAAACGTTTAGATTTTTATTGAACTGCTTTGGACTTAATTACAGGGACATACGATTGTAAAGTTGATGCAAAAGGGCGATTGATGATGCCTGCTTCCATCAAAAAACAGCTGTCTGGTGTTTTGGAAGAAGGATTTGTATTACGTCGATCGGTGTTTCAGCAGTGTTTAGAGCTGTATCCTATGGCTGAATGGCAAGCGCTCATGCGAAAAATGAACAAGCTAAATAAGTTTAAGAAAAAGAACAACGATTTTATAAGAAGGTTTACTGCGGGTGCTAAAATGGTTGAGGTTGATGTGAACGGTCGTTTGTTGGTGCCAAAAGATTTAATTGTGTTTGCAAATATTTCAAAAAATATCGTTGTGGCATCTGCCATCAATATTATTGAAATATGGGATAAGGATTTATATGAAAAGGCTATTGATGATGCAGCGATTGATTTTGCAGATTTAGCCGAAGAAGTAATGGGACAAGACGAGGAAGACTATGGAATATCATAATCCAGTACTATTAAAAGAGTCGGTTGATGGTTTAAATATTAAGCCTGACGGCGTGTATGTTGATGTGACTTTTGGTGGTGGTGGTCACAGTAAAGAGATTTTATCTAGGTTAAATGATCAAGGTAAGCTATTTGCTTTCGATCAAGATGCCGATGCACTAGAAAATGCGCTCGATGATGCGCGGTTTACTTTAATTCATGAAAACTTTAGATATATAAAACGCTTTTTAAGGTTTCATGGTGTGAAAAAAGTGGATGGTATTCTTGCTGATTTTGGAGTGTCTTCGCATCAATTTGATGTGGCTAAACGCGGATTTTCAACACGTTTTGAGGCTGATTTAGATATGCGAATGAATCAAAGTAGTGCGCTTTCGGCTTTTAATGTAGTTAACGAATATGATGAAGAGCAGCTTAAAAATGTGTTTTACCAATATGGTGAGTTGCGCGCTGCGCCAGCAATGACTCGGTTAATTGTTGAGTATCGCGAAACCGTTGAGCCAATTGTAACCAGCGAACAATTAAAAAAAGTTCTTAAAAAGTTTTTGCCACCTCGACATGCTAATAAGGTGTTGGCTCAAATATATCAGGCCATACGTATTGAGGTGAATCAGGAGATTGAAGTGTTAAAGGAATTTTTGATGCAAACACCAGAATTATTGAATGAACAAGGTAGGTTGAGCTTTATTTCTTATCACTCACTTGAGGATCGTCTTGTGAAAAGGTTTATTAGAAATGGGATGTTTGAAGGGGAGCCTGAACGTGATATTTTTGGGAATTTTGAGGTGCCTTTAAAAAAGGTGAATGGATTGATTGTGCCCTCAAAGGCTGAAATTAAAGAAAATAATAGAGCAAGGAGTGCCAAGTTAAGATTGGCAGAAAAAAGATAATGAAGCAAAGCATCTATCACGTATTGCGAGGTACTTTTTTGGTGAGTGACGATTCGTTTAAAAATTGGCGCGTCATTCTCTTTATTTCGGGTTTGGCCTTAATTATGATTGCCAGTTCTCATAACGCAGATAAAAAAGTATATGAGATTGCGCATTTGAAAAATGAAGTAAAAGAAATAAGATCGCAGTTTGTAGATGGGCGATCAAGATTAATGAGGCTTAAAATGGAGTCGCACGTTGTAAGTGTTATGAATAAAAAAGGCTTATCGAGTTCTGAGACGCCTCCAAAAAAAATAAAAGTAACCGCAAGTAAAAAAGATTGATTTAAACAAATGGCAGTAAACGATAAAAACATATTAAATCGTTTGTATTTTATAGCAGGATGTATGTTCATTTTTGCTGTTGCTGTCGTGTTTAAACTATTAACGATTCAGTTTGTTCAAGGTGAAAAATATAAAGCCTTAGCAACAAAACGTGTGGTTAAAAATGTTGTGATTCCTGCTAATCGAGGTAATGTGTATTCCGTGAATGGAAATTTATTAGCGACCTCAATTCCTAAGTATGATATTCGTTTTGATGCCTTAACACCTTCGGTTAGAGTTTTTGAGAAAAATATTAAAGCGCTTTCCGATTCGCTTGCGAAATACAAAGGAAATCGGTCTTCTTCTCAAATTGAAGCACGATTAAGACGTGCACGAGCTAATAAAAATAGATATTATTTGTTAGCAAGAAATGTAGGTTATTCAGATTATATACGTTTAAGAAAATTTCCACTTTTAGAGCTTGGGGCTTTTAAAGGTGGGTTAATTGTGGAACAAACTACCAAGCGCGAACATCCCATGGGAGGCATCGCCGAGCGCACTATTGGTTATGAGCGTATCGATGAAAAAGGTAATGTAACGCGACCAGGGATTGATGGGGCTTTTGGTATTCGTTATTTAAGAGGTGTCGATGGTCAGCGTAAAAAACAACGCATCGGTAAAGGACAGTGGAAGCCCTTAACAGATGCTAATGAAATTGAACCTAAGGATGGTTATGATGTGTATACCACTATCGATGTAAATATTCAGGATATAGCACATCACGCCTTGCTGGAGCAACTAGAAAAGTATAAAGCCGATCACGGTTGTGTGGTTGTTATGGAAACCGAAACGGGTGAAATTCGTGCCATCTCTAATTTAGGTAGAAATAAAAATGGTAAGTATTATGAGCGTTTAAATTATGCGGTAGGTGAGAGTCATGAGTCGGGATCAACCTTTAAATTAATGGCTTTAGCGGCGGCCTTTGAAGATAAAGTTGCCGATACAAGTGATGTAGTAGATACAGAAAAGGGGATTCTTACTTTTTACGGAAAAAAAGTACGCGATTCTAAGTATGGTGGATATGGAAAAATAACCGTTTCAAAAGCATTCGAAGTGTCTTCCAATACGGGTATTGTAAAAGTTATTGATAAAGGGTATAGTAATAATCCAGAGAAATTTGTAGACAGACTTTATGAAATGAATCTCAATAAAAACTTGGATTTACCAATTATAGGTGAGCCAGAACCTGTTATCCCAGATCCAAGGGTAAAAAATAACCGATGGAGTGGTATTGCACTGCAGTGGATGGCTTATGGTTATGGTGTGTCTTTTACGCCTTTGCAAACCCTTACTTTCTATAATGCTGTGGCTAATAACGGGGTTATGGTTAAGCCTCGATTTTTAAAAGAAGTTAAATCTTTTGATAAGGTTATCGAGACCTTTGATAGTGAGGTGATTAATGAAAAAATATGTTCTAAAGAAACTATAGGGAAATTACAAGCCTTATTGAAAAACGTTGTAGATAAAGATCATGGTACTGGACATAGGCTGTATTCTGAATATTTTTCAATGGCTGGAAAAACAGGGACTTGTCAGAAAAATTATTCCGATAAGTCTAAGCTTGCTTATATCTCATCTTTTGCTGGATATTTCCCTGCTGAAAACCCAAAATACTCTTGTATTGTTGTGGTTCACGAGCCGGATAAGAGTGTGGGGTATTATGGTGCCGATGTTTCTGGACCAGTCTTTAAAAAAGTGGCACAAAAAATCTTTACGGCAACTCCAATTACCGACGAAATTGAGTCTTTAGGTATAGAGTCTGTAGCTGTTGAAAAAGACTATGAGCATTTTTATGAAACGGCTCAAACCTATAAAACCATTATGCCTAATGTTGTAGGTATGCCTGCTATGGATGCGGTTGCATTACTTGAAAATATGCAAGTTGATGTTCGGGTAGAGCTAAATGGAGATGGCGTGATAAACGGGCAGTCCATATTAAAAGATACCAAGTTAAAAAATAACCAAACCATAGTTTTAAAAGCATCATGATCGCATTAAAAGACATATTATACAAGGTTGCAATAAACTCTGTTACGGGTGGAACCAATACAGAGGTTAATGCTGTGGCCTTTGATTCGCGTCATATTGGAGCTAACGACTTATTTGTGGCTATAGATGGTGTTGTTGTTGATGGGCATAAGTTTATTGATGTAGCTATTAAAAATGGCGCTAAAAGTGTTGTTTGCGAAGTGCTGCCAGAGCATTTAGAGGAAGGTGTTGCTTATGTTGAGGTCGATAATTCGCATAAAGCCTTAGCCATCATAGCTGCAAATTATTACGGGAATCCTTCAGAAAATTTAAGATTGGTTGGTGTTACTGGAACCAATGGAAAAACGACCATTGCGAGTTTGTTGTATCAGTTGTTTAAAAAGGCTGGTTATAAAGTAGGGTTGTTGTCTACCGTGAAAATTATGGTAGACGCTAAAGAATATAAAGCAACTCATACGACTCCTGATTCACTTACAATTAATGCTTATTTGAAAGAAATGAATGAGGCCGGTGTTGAGTTTTGTTTCATGGAAGTAAGTTCTCATGGCATTCATCAGTGTCGTACGGAAGGATTGAATTTTGAAGGCGGAATTTTTACAAACATCACGCACGATCATTTAGACTATCATAAAACGTTTGCTGAATATAGAGATGTGAAAAAACGTTTTTTCGACGGACTCTCAAAAAAAGCCTTTGCCGTTGTTAATGTAGATGATAAAAATGGTTTGTTCATGCTGCAAAACACAAAAGCGCGAAAATTTACTTACGCTTTAAAACAGTATGCAGATTATAAATGTCAAATCCTAGAAAATCAATTTAGCGGATTGCTTTTAAAGGTGAACGACAGTGAAGTGTGGACCCGCTTAATTGGAAAGTTTAATGCTTATAATGTGTTGGCTATTTATGCTACAGCAGAATTGTTAGGTCTTGAAAAGGTTGAGGTGCTGAGGTTGATAAGTGATTTAGAGAGTGTAAGCGGGCGTTTTCAATATATAGTTTCTGATAAAAAAATAACGGCGATCGTCGATTATGCACATACGCCCGATGCCTTGAAAAATGTGTTAGAAACCATCAATGGCATTCGTACAAAAAATGAAGAGCTTTTTACTGTTGTGGGTTGTGGTGGTGATAGAGATCGTACAAAACGCCCTGAAATGGGGAACATCGCTTCGGTTTTAAGTGATAAAGTCATTTTTACTAGTGATAATCCTAGAACAGAAAACCCTGAAGATATTTTAAGGGAAATAGAAAATGGTGTAGAACCTCAAAATTTTAAAAAAACGCTAACCATTCAGGATAGAAGACAGGCTATAAAAACCGCTTGTCAAATGGCGGGCCCTAATGATATCATTTTAATAGCGGGTAAAGGTCATGAGACTTATCAAGAAATAAATGGAGTGCGTTCTCATTTTGACGATTTAGAAACCGTTCGAGAATTATTAAATCAGTTGGAAAAGTAAAAGGGGTAAGTAAACTAAAGTAACCAAAAAATAGAAAAAAGATGTTGTACTACTTGTTTGAGTATCTAGAAAAGCAGTTTCAGTTACCAGGGGCTTCGCTTTTTGGTTTTATAACTTTTAGAGCTGCCTTGGCTGTGATTTTATCTCTTTTAATTTCAACGATTTATGGTAAGCGTATCATTAATATGTTAATGAGGCAACAAGTAGGTGAAACAATTCGTGACTTAGGTTTAGAAGGACAACAAGAAAAGGCTGGGACACCAACCATGGGTGGTATTATTATCATTCTGGCTACGCTAATTCCGGTGCTTTTACTTTGTAAACTAAGTAATATTTACATCATTCTTTTGATTGTTACAACTGTTTGGATGGGGGTTATCGGGTTTTTAGATGATTATATTAAGAAGTTTAAAAATGATAAAGAAGGTCTTAAAGGAAAGTTTAAGGTGTTAGGGCAAGTTGGCTTAGGACTTATTGTAGGGGCGACCTTGTATTTTCATAAAGATGTAACCATGAAGGAGCAAGTGCTACCTGAGGTTCGTCAAGAGTTATTGACTCAAAATCCAAATATTGCAGCTTCAAAATTATTTAAGCCA
This genomic interval from Tamlana carrageenivorans contains the following:
- a CDS encoding penicillin-binding protein, coding for MAVNDKNILNRLYFIAGCMFIFAVAVVFKLLTIQFVQGEKYKALATKRVVKNVVIPANRGNVYSVNGNLLATSIPKYDIRFDALTPSVRVFEKNIKALSDSLAKYKGNRSSSQIEARLRRARANKNRYYLLARNVGYSDYIRLRKFPLLELGAFKGGLIVEQTTKREHPMGGIAERTIGYERIDEKGNVTRPGIDGAFGIRYLRGVDGQRKKQRIGKGQWKPLTDANEIEPKDGYDVYTTIDVNIQDIAHHALLEQLEKYKADHGCVVVMETETGEIRAISNLGRNKNGKYYERLNYAVGESHESGSTFKLMALAAAFEDKVADTSDVVDTEKGILTFYGKKVRDSKYGGYGKITVSKAFEVSSNTGIVKVIDKGYSNNPEKFVDRLYEMNLNKNLDLPIIGEPEPVIPDPRVKNNRWSGIALQWMAYGYGVSFTPLQTLTFYNAVANNGVMVKPRFLKEVKSFDKVIETFDSEVINEKICSKETIGKLQALLKNVVDKDHGTGHRLYSEYFSMAGKTGTCQKNYSDKSKLAYISSFAGYFPAENPKYSCIVVVHEPDKSVGYYGADVSGPVFKKVAQKIFTATPITDEIESLGIESVAVEKDYEHFYETAQTYKTIMPNVVGMPAMDAVALLENMQVDVRVELNGDGVINGQSILKDTKLKNNQTIVLKAS
- a CDS encoding UDP-N-acetylmuramoyl-L-alanyl-D-glutamate--2,6-diaminopimelate ligase → MIALKDILYKVAINSVTGGTNTEVNAVAFDSRHIGANDLFVAIDGVVVDGHKFIDVAIKNGAKSVVCEVLPEHLEEGVAYVEVDNSHKALAIIAANYYGNPSENLRLVGVTGTNGKTTIASLLYQLFKKAGYKVGLLSTVKIMVDAKEYKATHTTPDSLTINAYLKEMNEAGVEFCFMEVSSHGIHQCRTEGLNFEGGIFTNITHDHLDYHKTFAEYRDVKKRFFDGLSKKAFAVVNVDDKNGLFMLQNTKARKFTYALKQYADYKCQILENQFSGLLLKVNDSEVWTRLIGKFNAYNVLAIYATAELLGLEKVEVLRLISDLESVSGRFQYIVSDKKITAIVDYAHTPDALKNVLETINGIRTKNEELFTVVGCGGDRDRTKRPEMGNIASVLSDKVIFTSDNPRTENPEDILREIENGVEPQNFKKTLTIQDRRQAIKTACQMAGPNDIILIAGKGHETYQEINGVRSHFDDLETVRELLNQLEK